A genomic window from Erythrobacter sp. BLCC-B19 includes:
- a CDS encoding copper chaperone PCu(A)C — protein MKTICLATRAVCAAALLAGVAACAPDADAPTQAEPRAVANAGLTVSNARIVLAPVAGNPAAAYFDLSYNGKSGVSLTGVEVEGAGMTMIHDYANTGGKAQMVMADSVPLTEGAPVTFAPGGLHVMAMEPTDALKPGGTARLTLILSDQTKVTVDAPVKAAGDER, from the coding sequence GTGAAAACTATTTGCCTTGCCACACGCGCGGTATGCGCTGCGGCGCTGCTTGCAGGCGTTGCGGCCTGCGCTCCTGATGCGGACGCACCGACACAGGCCGAGCCGCGCGCTGTTGCCAACGCCGGGCTTACCGTCAGCAATGCCAGGATCGTGCTGGCCCCGGTCGCAGGCAACCCGGCGGCGGCCTATTTCGACCTGTCCTACAACGGCAAGTCCGGCGTAAGCCTGACCGGTGTCGAGGTCGAAGGCGCAGGGATGACGATGATCCATGACTACGCCAACACAGGCGGCAAGGCGCAGATGGTGATGGCCGATAGCGTGCCGCTTACCGAGGGGGCGCCGGTCACCTTTGCGCCGGGCGGGTTGCACGTGATGGCGATGGAGCCGACCGATGCGCTCAAGCCCGGCGGCACCGCCAGGCTGACGCTGATCCTCTCCGATCAGACCAAGGTGACTGTCGATGCGCCGGTGAAAGCGGCCGGGGACGAACGCTGA
- a CDS encoding nucleotide exchange factor GrpE, with the protein MESQTDMTENEKPLDQAVEDELKGVPEHLREGGEDESPLAEALESLKRDLDAAKQEVLYAQAETQNVRRRLEREKDEARAYAATGFARDILSVADNLSRAIDAIPQALREDDSMKGLVVGLEATQRELEKVFASNGITRIAAVGLPLDPNQHQAMLEVPSADHEPGTIVSEMQAGWMIKDRLLRAAMVAVAKKPD; encoded by the coding sequence ATGGAAAGCCAAACCGACATGACCGAGAACGAAAAGCCGCTGGATCAGGCGGTTGAAGATGAATTGAAGGGTGTGCCCGAACATCTGCGCGAAGGCGGCGAGGATGAAAGCCCGCTCGCCGAGGCGCTCGAATCGCTGAAGCGCGATCTCGATGCCGCCAAGCAGGAAGTGCTCTACGCGCAGGCCGAAACCCAGAACGTGCGCCGCCGTCTCGAACGCGAAAAGGACGAAGCGCGCGCCTATGCCGCGACCGGCTTTGCTCGCGATATTCTGTCGGTTGCTGACAATCTGTCGCGCGCCATCGACGCGATTCCGCAGGCCTTGCGCGAGGATGACAGCATGAAGGGGCTCGTTGTCGGGCTCGAAGCGACCCAGCGCGAGCTGGAAAAGGTGTTCGCCAGCAATGGGATCACCCGCATTGCCGCCGTCGGCCTGCCGCTCGACCCCAACCAGCACCAGGCGATGCTGGAGGTTCCCTCTGCCGATCACGAACCGGGCACGATCGTCTCGGAAATGCAGGCGGGTTGGATGATCAAGGATCGCCTGCTGCGCGCCGCGATGGTGGCGGTGGCGAAGAAGCCGGACTAG
- the dnaK gene encoding molecular chaperone DnaK: MGKVIGIDLGTTNSCVAVMDGGKPKVIENSEGARTTPSIVAFTKDGQRLIGQPAKRQAVTNPDNTLFAIKRLIGRRFDDPMTKKDMELVPYKITKGKNGDAWVNAGGEDYSPSQISAFILQKMKETAESYLGETVTQAVITVPAYFNDAQRQATKDAGQIAGLEVLRIINEPTAAALAYGMDKEDGKTIAVYDLGGGTFDVSILEIGDGVFEVKSTNGDTFLGGEDFDNAIVEFLADSFKKKEQMDLKTDKLALQRLKEAAEKAKIELSSAASTEINLPFITARMEGGSTTPLHLVETITRADLEKMVDGLIQRTLEPCKKALADAGVTKDQVDEVILVGGMTRMPKVREVVEAFFGAKPHTGVNPDEVVAMGAAIQAGVLQGDVKDVLLLDVTPLSLGIETLGGVFTRMIDRNTTIPTKKTQTYSTAEDNQNAVTIKVYQGEREMAADNKLLGNFDLIGIPPAPRGVPQIEVTFDIDANGIVSVAAKDKGTGKEQTIKIQASGGLSDADIDQMVKDAEKFAEEDKKRRAAAEARNQADSLVHATEKQLEEHGAKIDAATKTEVEEAIAAVKTALEGGDADDISAKAQALTQAAMKMGQQIYEAGQAAGPEGEAAAAEEAPAEDVVDAEFSEVDEDKKG, translated from the coding sequence ATGGGTAAAGTAATCGGTATCGACCTCGGCACCACCAATTCCTGCGTCGCAGTCATGGACGGCGGCAAGCCCAAGGTCATCGAGAATTCGGAAGGCGCGCGCACCACGCCCTCGATCGTCGCCTTCACCAAGGATGGCCAGCGCCTGATCGGCCAGCCGGCCAAGCGTCAGGCGGTCACCAACCCCGACAACACCCTGTTCGCGATCAAGCGCCTGATCGGCCGCCGGTTCGACGATCCCATGACCAAGAAGGACATGGAGCTCGTCCCCTACAAGATCACCAAGGGCAAGAACGGCGATGCCTGGGTCAATGCGGGCGGCGAAGATTACAGCCCCTCGCAGATCAGCGCCTTCATCCTGCAGAAGATGAAGGAAACCGCCGAGAGCTATCTGGGCGAGACCGTGACGCAGGCCGTCATCACCGTGCCCGCCTATTTCAACGACGCCCAGCGTCAGGCGACCAAGGATGCAGGGCAGATCGCCGGCCTTGAAGTGCTGCGCATCATCAACGAGCCGACTGCCGCGGCGCTCGCTTACGGGATGGACAAGGAAGACGGCAAGACCATCGCCGTCTACGACCTTGGCGGCGGCACCTTCGACGTCTCGATCCTCGAAATCGGCGACGGCGTGTTCGAAGTGAAGTCGACCAATGGCGACACCTTCCTCGGCGGTGAAGACTTCGACAATGCGATCGTCGAGTTCCTCGCGGATTCCTTCAAGAAGAAGGAGCAGATGGATCTCAAGACCGACAAGCTTGCGCTTCAGCGCCTGAAGGAAGCGGCCGAAAAGGCCAAGATCGAACTGTCGAGCGCGGCTTCGACCGAGATCAACCTGCCCTTCATCACCGCGCGCATGGAAGGCGGCAGCACCACCCCGCTGCACCTCGTCGAAACGATCACCCGCGCCGACCTCGAAAAGATGGTCGACGGGCTGATCCAGCGCACGCTTGAACCGTGCAAGAAGGCACTGGCCGATGCGGGCGTCACCAAGGATCAGGTCGACGAGGTGATCCTCGTGGGTGGCATGACCCGTATGCCCAAGGTGCGCGAAGTCGTTGAAGCCTTCTTCGGCGCCAAGCCGCACACCGGCGTGAACCCGGATGAAGTCGTCGCCATGGGCGCGGCGATTCAGGCGGGCGTGCTTCAGGGCGACGTCAAGGACGTGCTGCTGCTCGACGTGACCCCGCTCTCGCTCGGCATCGAAACGCTGGGCGGCGTGTTCACCCGCATGATCGACCGCAACACCACCATCCCGACCAAGAAGACCCAGACCTACTCGACCGCCGAGGACAACCAGAACGCGGTGACGATCAAGGTCTATCAGGGCGAGCGCGAGATGGCGGCGGACAACAAGCTGCTCGGCAATTTCGACCTGATCGGCATTCCGCCCGCCCCGCGCGGCGTGCCGCAGATCGAAGTGACCTTCGACATCGACGCCAACGGGATTGTGTCCGTGGCGGCCAAGGACAAGGGCACCGGCAAGGAGCAGACGATCAAGATCCAGGCCTCGGGCGGTCTGTCGGACGCTGACATCGACCAGATGGTCAAGGACGCAGAGAAGTTCGCCGAAGAGGACAAGAAGCGCCGTGCTGCTGCCGAAGCGCGCAACCAGGCTGACAGCCTTGTGCACGCGACCGAAAAGCAGCTTGAAGAGCACGGGGCCAAGATCGACGCGGCCACCAAGACCGAGGTCGAGGAAGCCATCGCGGCGGTCAAGACCGCGCTCGAAGGCGGCGATGCCGATGACATCAGCGCCAAGGCGCAGGCGCTTACGCAGGCGGCCATGAAGATGGGCCAGCAGATCTATGAAGCCGGTCAGGCCGCCGGGCCCGAGGGCGAGGCTGCTGCCGCCGAAGAGGCTCCGGCTGAAGACGTCGTCGACGCCGAGTTTTCCGAGGTCGACGAAGACAAGAAGGGCTGA
- the hrcA gene encoding heat-inducible transcriptional repressor HrcA: MASLPVTELTARARDIFQRVVEGYIESGQPVGSKTLAADGTLNLSPASIRSVLADLEAAGLLAAPHTSAGRMPTDAGLRIFVDGMMRVAEPTAQEQAAIEARLAEAGPVEAALKQASAILSDLSGAAGMVLVAPREQRLAQFSLVDLGQGRALAVLVGEDGGVENRVLTIGGALSPGALDRASNYITARLAGRTLAEAAAAMRAEISTGRSQLDDASRDLVERGLAVWSADAAARPVLIVRGAANLLDEAALGDIERVRMLLEDLENKQSVAELLDSAREADATRIFIGSENRLFALSGSSVIASPYRDREGRVVGVLGVIGPTRLNYARVVPMVDLTARSLGKLIA, translated from the coding sequence ATGGCATCGCTTCCCGTCACCGAACTGACAGCCCGCGCGCGCGACATTTTTCAGCGTGTGGTCGAAGGCTATATCGAAAGCGGCCAACCGGTAGGCTCCAAGACGCTGGCGGCAGACGGCACGCTCAACCTCTCGCCCGCTTCGATCCGTTCGGTGCTCGCCGATCTGGAGGCGGCGGGGTTGCTGGCCGCACCGCACACCAGTGCGGGACGGATGCCGACCGATGCGGGCCTCAGGATTTTCGTCGATGGCATGATGCGAGTGGCCGAACCGACCGCGCAGGAACAGGCAGCAATCGAGGCGCGGCTTGCCGAAGCCGGGCCGGTGGAAGCCGCCTTGAAGCAGGCGAGCGCGATCCTGTCCGACTTGTCGGGTGCGGCGGGGATGGTGCTGGTTGCCCCGCGCGAACAGCGTCTCGCCCAATTCAGTCTCGTCGACCTCGGGCAGGGCCGCGCGCTGGCGGTGCTGGTGGGCGAGGATGGCGGAGTCGAGAACCGCGTGCTGACCATCGGCGGCGCGCTTTCGCCCGGCGCGCTCGACCGCGCGTCGAACTACATCACGGCGCGGCTTGCGGGCCGCACGCTCGCCGAGGCGGCTGCCGCGATGCGGGCGGAGATCAGCACCGGTCGCTCCCAGCTCGATGATGCCAGCCGCGATCTGGTCGAACGCGGGCTGGCGGTGTGGAGCGCGGACGCTGCCGCGCGGCCTGTGCTGATTGTCCGGGGCGCCGCCAACCTGCTCGACGAGGCAGCGCTCGGCGATATCGAACGGGTGCGGATGCTGCTCGAAGACCTCGAAAACAAGCAATCGGTCGCCGAACTGCTCGATTCGGCGCGCGAGGCTGATGCAACGCGGATCTTCATCGGCAGCGAGAACCGGTTGTTCGCGCTCAGCGGCTCCAGCGTCATCGCCTCGCCCTATCGCGACCGCGAGGGGCGGGTGGTCGGCGTCTTGGGGGTGATCGGCCCCACGCGGTTGAATTACGCCCGCGTCGTCCCCATGGTGGATCTGACCGCCCGTTCGCTGGGCAAGCTCATCGCTTGA
- a CDS encoding vgr related protein, with product MFGDAIDYAPVRIKRRKFFPLHPRGVTMAPMGHLHFHPGAAHYCDDFAAASLERQAHFIHEMVHVWQAQTRGRWHLVLRRHPWCRYDYALKPGWTLERYGIEQQAEIVRHAFLLREGAVVAGAPALATYAAILPFNA from the coding sequence ATGTTTGGCGATGCGATTGATTATGCGCCGGTGCGGATCAAGCGCCGCAAGTTCTTCCCGCTTCACCCCCGGGGTGTGACGATGGCGCCGATGGGCCATCTCCACTTCCACCCCGGCGCGGCGCATTACTGCGACGATTTCGCCGCCGCCTCGCTCGAACGGCAAGCGCATTTCATCCACGAGATGGTGCACGTCTGGCAGGCGCAGACCCGCGGCCGCTGGCATCTGGTGCTGCGCCGCCATCCGTGGTGCCGCTATGACTATGCCTTGAAGCCGGGCTGGACGCTCGAACGCTACGGGATCGAGCAGCAGGCCGAAATCGTGCGCCACGCCTTCCTGCTGCGCGAGGGTGCTGTGGTCGCCGGCGCTCCGGCACTGGCGACCTACGCGGCCATCCTGCCCTTCAACGCCTAG